The Camelina sativa cultivar DH55 chromosome 14, Cs, whole genome shotgun sequence genome includes a window with the following:
- the LOC104743168 gene encoding uncharacterized protein LOC104743168 yields the protein MKMKKKEEGSMKFRVEKKMSLEEYVDFFSADTGTSVDDFTISYLNQIIHMHGFRKLHQAHKKILGEIVDSLDLIDPSRSTLNSVSSSSSSSLTLDEVITDIEALKWQECCFTSLQIINSESPVPKPYQTKSNKRKKPSMTTKKPAAHDKKLKNLTTTTTTTAMISSFPRKVRTRKTMKSITSVNEAASAPKPLSHYYNTFPSRFTTTTTTIP from the exons atgaagatgaagaagaaggaagaaggaagtaTGAAGTTtagagtagagaagaagatgagtctGGAAGAATACGTTGATTTCTTCTCCGCTGATACTGGCACGTCCGTCGACGACTTCACCATCTCTTACCTCAATCAG ATCATTCATATGCACGGTTTCCGAAAGCTCCACCAAGCTCataag AAAATTCTAGGCGAAATCGTGGATTCACTAGATCTAATAGATCCCTCTCGCTCGACTCTGAATTCAgtctcgtcgtcgtcgtcgtcttcccTAACTCTCGACGAAGTCATAACCGACATCGAAGCTTTGAAATGGCAGGAATGCTGTTTCACCTCCCTCCAGATCATCAATTCCGAGTCGCCAGTTCCCAAACCTTATCAGACCAAATCcaacaagagaaagaaacccTCTATGACCACCAAGAAACCTGCTGCTCATGACAAGAAACTGAAGAATctcaccacaacaacaacaacaacagcaatgATCTCATCATTCCCCAGAAAGGTTCGAACCAGAAAGACTATGAAGAGCATCACCTCTGTCAACGAAGCTGCTTCTGCACCTAAACCACTCTCTCACTACTACAACACTTTCCCTTCCAGgtttactactactactactactattccTTAA
- the LOC104739185 gene encoding heavy metal-associated isoprenylated plant protein 20-like codes for MTTIEMRVHMDCVGCESRVKNTLQKMRGVDEVEIDMMQQKVTVTGYADQKKVLKKVRKTGRRAELWQLPYNPDHLGGGGSSSNGGYFYNPQGCNGPINHAAPVPTSSYNYYKHGYDSNEYSSYRHHPVHASIFSHQTGAKFSDENPNACSIM; via the exons ATGACG ACTATTGAGATGAGAGTTCACATGGATTGTGTGGGATGCGAAAGCAGAGTTAAAAATACTCTTCAGAAGATGAGAG GAGTGGATGAAGTAGAAATCGACATGATGCAGCAGAAAGTGACGGTGACTGGCTATGCCGATCAGAAGAAGGTTCTAAAGAAAGTGAGAAAAACGGGTCGGCGAGCTGAGCTATGGCAGCTTCCATATAACCCTGATCACCTAGGAGGCGGGGGAAGCAGCAGCAACGGCGGATACTTCTACAACCCTCAGGGCTGCAACGGCCCAATAAACCACGCGGCGCCAGTGCCGACATCGTCTTACAACTATTACAAGCATGGTTACGATAGCAATGAGTATTCGTCTTACAGGCACCACCCTGTTCATGCCTCTATCTTCAGCCACCAGACTGGTGCCAAGTTTAGTGATGAGAATCCCAATGCTTGTTCTATTATGTGA
- the LOC104739186 gene encoding uncharacterized protein LOC104739186, translating into MEFVKGDQVEVCSKEDGFLGSYFSATVLSKTPERSGSYYKVKYKNLVSEEDESKRLIEVISADELRPMPPKSLPVVFHRHEKVDAFDKDGWWVGEVIGGRSDLYSIYFATTGEELKYPLYRLRRHLEWVNGDWVSSTRRQQ; encoded by the coding sequence ATGGAGTTCGTGAAAGGAGATCAAGTTGAAGTCTGCAGCAAGGAAGACGGTTTCTTGGGGTCTTACTTCAGCGCCACGGTATTGTCGAAGACTCCCGAGAGATCCGGATCCTACTACAAAGTTAAGTACAAGAATCTCGTGTCCGAGGAGGACGAATCTAAACGGTTAATCGAAGTCATCTCAGCCGACGAACTCCGTCCGATGCCTCCCAAATCTCTTCCCGTAGTGTTCCACCGCCACGAAAAGGTCGATGCTTTCGACAAAGACGGGTGGTGGGTCGGAGAGGTCATCGGTGGGAGAAGCGACTTGTACTCCATTTACTTTGCGACGACCGgcgaggagctcaagtaccctcTTTACCGTCTCAGAAGGCATCTCGAATGGGTTAACGGTGACTGGGTTTCTTCTACAAGAAGGCAACAATAA
- the LOC104739188 gene encoding delta-9 desaturase-like 5 protein yields the protein MLKCTIRTQTKETPLGAMCDPIRGNGSSQRGTVSKERRPYIHRYWSWADIIRASTVMIVHFFCLLAPFNYKWEALRFGLVLYALNALSITFSYHRNLAHRSFKLPKWLEYPSAYFAVFALQGDPLDWVSIHRFHHQFTDSDRDPHSPIEGFWFSHVWWICDTHYIKYKCGGRNNVNDLKQQWFYWFLRMTIGFHVLMFWTVLYLYGGLPYLTCGGGIGGVIGYHVTWLVNSACHIVGSRSWKTKDTSRNVWWLSIFTMGESWHNNHHAFESSARQGLEWWQIDITWYLIRLLEVLGLATDVKLPSEFQKQKLALIR from the exons ATGTTAAAATGCACAATTCGaactcaaacaaaagaaactccTCTCGGTGCAATGTGTGATCCCATTAGAGGTAATGGCTCTAGCCAAAGAGGCACAGTGAGTAAGGAAAGAAGGCCTTATATTCATAGATATTGGTCGTGGGCCGATATAATAAGAGCGTCAACCGTTATGATTGTGCACTTTTTCTGTCTCTTGGCACCGTTCAACTACAAATGGGAAGCTTTACGGTTCGGTTTGGTGCTCTACGCCTTGAATGCACTCAGCATCACATTCTCATACCATAGGAACTTGGCTCATCGGAGCTTTAAGCTCCCAAAATGGCTTGAGTATCCTTCAGCTTATTTTGCTGTTTTTGCCCTTCAG GGAGATCCATTGGATTGGGTGAGCATACATAGGTTCCATCACCAGTTTACAGATTCAGATCGCGACCCACATAGCCCAATCGAAGGATTTTGGTTCAGTCATGTGTGGTGGATATGTGACACtcattatatcaaatataag TGTGGAGGACGTAACAACGTGAATGACTTGAAGCAGCAATGGTTCTATTGGTTTCTACGAATGACAATTGGTTTCCACGTCTTAATGTTTTGGACCGTCCTCTATCTCTATGGTGGTCTACCTTACCTTACATGCGGCGGG GGCATTGGAGGTGTGATTGGGTACCACGTGACATGGCTCGTAAACTCGGCTTGCCATATTGTGGGTTCGAGGTCGTGGAAGACTAAAGATACATCTCGTAACGTTtg GTGGCTTAGCATATTTACAATGGGAGAGAGTTGGCACAACAATCACCACGCGTTTGAGTCATCGGCGAGACAAGGATTAGAGTGGTGGCAAATAGATATCACTTGGTATCTCATTAGACTACTTGAGGTTCTCGGATTGGCCACTGATGTCAAATTGCCCTCGGAATTCCAGAAACAGAAATTGGCTCTGATTCGTTGA
- the LOC104739189 gene encoding ribosomal L1 domain-containing protein 1-like, protein MSTTTMAALPARNQSKVDPNNVNRAVKSLLKWWDSKSKSQKNSEQLENENENENDGFVYLIVTVKRIPQLDRTNPIMIPLPHPLIDLSAEDSPELCLIIDDKHKNKITKEAALKKIESEKIPITAVIKVSKLKSDLVKLEKEKRCCELYFAERRLMPMLPKLLGKEFAKKKKNPIAVNLRHGSWKEQIEKACESALFFVGTGTCSVVKVARLSMGRKEIAENVMVSINGIGDSVPGKWKNVRFLHIKLLESMALPVYEQVGQP, encoded by the coding sequence ATGAGTACTACTACGATGGCTGCTCTCCCGGCGCGTAACCAGTCGAAGGTTGACCCGAATAACGTTAACAGAGCCGTGAAATCTCTGTTAAAATGGTGGGACTCCAAATCCAAGTCCCAGAAGAACTCAGAACAGCTCGAGAACGAGAACGAGAACGAGAACGACGGTTTCGTCTACCTAATCGTGACAGTGAAGAGAATCCCCCAGCTGGATCGGACTAACCCAATCATGATCcctcttcctcatcctctcaTCGATCTTTCCGCCGAAGATTCGCCAGAGCTCTGTTTAATCATCGACGACAaacacaagaacaaaatcaCAAAGGAAGCGGCTTTGAAGAAGATCGAATCGGAGAAGATCCCGATCACCGCTGTGATCAAAGTCTCGAAACTGAAGTCGGATTTAGTCAAGTTAGAGAAGGAGAAGCGTTGCTGCGAGCTGTATTTCGCGGAGAGGAGGCTGATGCCGATGTTGCCGAAGCTGCTGGGGAAAGAGTTtgctaagaagaagaagaaccctatcGCGGTTAACCTGAGGCATGGGAGCTGGAAAGAGCAGATTGAGAAAGCTTGTGAATCGGCTCTGTTCTTCGTTGGTACAGGTACGTGTAGCGTTGTTAAGGTGGCGAGATTGTCAATGGGAAGGAAGGAGATTGCAGAGAATGTGATGGTGAGTATAAATGGGATTGGTGATTCAGTTCCTGGTAAATGGAAGAATGTTAGGTTTTTGCATATCAAGCTGCTTGAGAGCATGGCATTGCCTGTTTATGAACAAGTTGGACAACCTTAG
- the LOC104739190 gene encoding shaggy-related protein kinase iota, whose translation MASLPLEPQPHALLAPPPPQLLHDGDASKRRSETDSDKEMTAAVIEGNDAVTGHIISTTIGGKNGEPKQTISYMAERVVGTGSFGIVFQAKCLETGESVAIKKVLQDRRYKNRELQLMRLMDHPNVISLKHCFFSTTSRDELFLNLVMEYVPETLYRVLRHYTSSNQRMPIFYVKLYTYQIFRGLAYIHTVPGVCHRDVKPQNLLVDPLTHQVKLCDFGSAKVLVKGEANISYICSRYYRAPELIFGATEYTASIDIWSAGCVLAELLLGQPLFPGENSVDQLVEIIKVLGTPTREEIRCMNPNYTDFRFPQIKAHPWHKVFHKRMPPEAIDLASRLLQYSPSLRCTALEACAHPFFNELREPNARLPNGRPLPPLFNFKQELGGASMELINRLIPEHVRRQMSTGLQNTVHV comes from the exons ATGGCTTCATTACCATTGGAACCACAGCCTCATGCTCTTCTtgctcctcctccgccgcagcTTCTGCACGACGGTGACGCTTCCAAACGCCGTTCTGAAACGGATTCAGATAAG GAAATGACTGCTGCTGTTATTGAAGGAAATGATGCTGTTACCGGTCATATCATTTCCACTACCATTGGCGGCAAAAACGGTGAACCGAAGCAG ACCATTAGTTACATGGCTGAGCGGGTTGTTGGAACAGGTTCGTTCGGAATTGTTTTCCAG GCGAAATGCTTGGAAACTGGAGAATCCGTAGCCATTAAAAAGGTCTTGCAAGATCGACGATACAAAAACCGTGAGTTGCAACTTATGCGACTAATGGATCACCCAAATGTCATTTCCTTGAAGCACTGTTTCTTCTCCACAACCAGTAGAGATGAGCTCTTCCTCAACCTCGTTATGGAGTATGTACCTGAGACTTTGTACCGGGTTTTGAGGCACTACACTAGTTCAAATCAGAGGATGCCAATTTTCTATGTCAAACTTTACACATATCAA ATCTTCAGAGGTTTGGCTTACATCCATACTGTTCCTGGTGTTTGCCACAGAGATGTGaaaccacaaaatcttttg GTTGATCCCTTAACCCACCAGGTTAAGCTGTGTGATTTTGGAAGTGCAAAAGTATTG GTCAAAGGTGAAGcaaacatatcatatatatgctCCCGTTATTATCGAGCTCCGGAACTCATCTTTGGAGCCACAGAGTATACAGCATCCATAGATATATGGTCTGCTGGTTGTGTTCTGGCAGAGCTTCTTCTTGGCCAG CCATTATTTCCTGGAGAAAATTCAGTTGATCAGCTTGTGGAGATCATAAAG GTTCTTGGTACTCCAACTCGTGAAGAAATTCGATGTATGAACCCAAACTACACAGACTTTAGATTCCCACAAATCAAAGCTCACCCTTGGCACAAG GTGTTTCATAAGCGGATGCCTCCAGAAGCCATTGACCTTGCATCTCGGCTTCTTCAATATTCACCAAGTCTACGCTGCACTGCG CTTGAAGCATGTGCTCATCCGTTTTTCAATGAACTTCGAGAGCCAAACGCCCGTCTTCCAAATGGCCGTCCATTACCTCCATTGTTCAATTTTAAACAAGAG TTAGGTGGAGCTTCAATGGAGCTGATCAACAGGCTAATACCTGAGCATGTGAGACGACAGATGAGCACAGGATTACAAAACACTGTACATGtctga
- the LOC104739191 gene encoding ras-related protein RABA1a-like: MSSYKADEEYDYLFKLVLIGDSGVGKSNLLSRFTKNEFNLESKSTIGVEFATKTLKVEGKVVKAQIWDTAGQERYRAITSAYYRGAVGALLIYDVTRHATFENAARWLRELRGHTDPNIVVMLIGNKCDLRHLVAVKTEEAKAFAERESLYFMETSALDATNVDNAFTEVLTQIHKIVSKRSVDGSNRGEGSSTDLPGKGETINVKEDGSVLKRMGCCSN; this comes from the exons ATGTCAAGTTACAAAGCCGATGAAGAGTACGATTACCTATTCAAGCTGGTGTTGATCGGCGACTCAGGTGTCGGCAAATCAAATCTGCTCTCTAGGTTTACCAAGAACGAGTTCAATCTCGAATCCAAGTCTACTATTGGTGTCGAGTTCGCTACCAAGACACTCAAAGTCGAAGGCAAAGTCGTCAAAGCTCAGATTTGGGATACTGCTGGTCAAGAGAG ATACCGAGCAATCACAAGCGCTTACTACAGAGGAGCTGTAGGTGCTTTGCTTATTTATGATGTGACAAGGCACGCGACTTTTGAGAATGCAGCAAGATGGTTAAGGGAACTAAGAGGACACACAGACCCAAACATAGTGGTTATGCTCATTGGGAACAAGTGCGATTTGCGCCACTTAGTGGCAGTCAAAACAGAAGAGGCTAAAGCCTTTGCTGAGAGAGAATCTCTGTATTTCATGGAGACATCAGCTCTTGACGCAACCAATGTTGATAACGCATTCACGGAAGTGCTCACTCAGATCCACAAGATTGTGAGCAAAAGAAGCGTGGATGGATCGAACAGAGGAGAAGGATCGTCCACTGATTTACCAGGAAAAGGAGAGACCATAAACGTTAAAGAAGACGGATCGGTTCTTAAGAGAATGGGTTGCTGCTCTAACTAG
- the LOC104739192 gene encoding ATP-dependent zinc metalloprotease FTSH 8, chloroplastic isoform X2, whose amino-acid sequence MAASSACLIGSGLSVYTTKQRSQKLGLDRTSKVTVVKASLDEKKQEGRRGFFKLLLGNTAAGVGLLASGKANADEQGQGVSSSRMSYSRFLEYLDKGRVEKVDLYENGTIAIVEAVSPELGNRIQRVRVQLPGLSQELLQKLRAKNIDFAAHTAQEDQGSPILNLIGNLAFPVILIGGLFLLSRRSSGGMGGPGGPGFPLQIGQSKAKFQMEPNTGITFDDVAGVDEAKQDFMEVVEFLKKPERFTAVGARIPKGVLLIGPPGTGKTLLAKAIAGEAGVPFFSISGSEFVEMFVGVGASRVRDLFKKAKENAPCIVFVDEIDAVGRQRGTGIGGGNDEREQTLNQLLTEMDGFEGNTGVIVVAATNRADILDSALLRPGRFDRQVSVDVPDVKGRTDILKVHSGNKKFENGVSLEIIAMRTPGFSGADLANLLNEAAILAGRRGKTAISSKEIDDSIDRIVAGMEGTVMTDGKSKSLVAYHEVGHAVCGTLTPGHDAVQKVTLIPRGQARGLTWFIPSDDPTLISKQQLFARIVGGLGGRAAEEVIFGDSEVTTGAVGDLQQITGLAKQMVTTFGMSEIGPWSLMDSSGQSDVIMRMMARNSMSEKLANDIDSAVKTLSDKAYEIALSHIRNNREAMDKIVEVLLEKETMSGDEFRAILSEFTEIPPENRVASSTSTSTPTPASV is encoded by the exons ATGGCTGCTTCATCGGCTTGTCTTATCGGGAGTGGATTATCTGTCTACACTACAAAACAGAGGTCCCAAAAGCTTGGCCTTGATAGGACATCTAAAGTTACAGTTGTGAAGGCTTCTTTAgatgagaagaaacaagaaggaAGGAGAGGTTTCTTTAAACTCTTACTAGGCAACACTGCAGCTGGAGTGGGTTTGCTTGCAAGTGGGAAAGCAAATGCAGACGAGCAAGGGCAAGGTGTTTCTTCGTCTAGGATGTCATATTCTAGGTTCCTAGAGTATTTAGACAAGGGAAGGGTTGAGAAAGTAGATTTGTATGAGAATGGGACTATAGCTATTGTAGAGGCTGTTTCTCCTGAGTTAGGTAACAGGATTCAGCGTGTACGCGTGCAGCTACCTGGATTAAGTCAGGAACTTCTGCAGAAGTTGAGGGCAAAGAATATTGATTTCGCAGCACATACTGCTCAGGAGGACCAAGGTTCTCCAATACTCAACTTGATTGGGAATCTTGCATTCCCAGTTATCTTGATTGGcggtttgtttcttctctcgaGACGGTCTTCTGGTGGAATGGGTGGCCCTGGTGGTCCTGGCTTCCCACTTCAAATTGGTCAATCCAAGGCAAAGTTTCAGATGGAGCCAAACACTGGTAtaacttttgatgatgttgctgGAGTCGATGAAGCTAAGCAAGATTTCATGGAAGTGGTGGAGTTTCTGAAGAAGCCTGAGAGGTTCACTGCTGTTGGTGCCCGGATCCCCAAAGGAGTTCTCCTTATTGGTCCTCCTGGTACTGGGAAAACCCTGTTAGCAAAAGCCATCGCTGGTGAAGCTGGTGTACCCTTCTTTTCCATCTCGGGTTCTGAGTTTGTTGAGATGTTTGTTGGTGTTGGTGCATCAAGGGTCCGTGATCTTTTCAAAAAAGCCAAAGAAAATGCTCCGTGCATTGTTTTTGTAGATGAAATAGATGCTGTTGGTAGGCAAAGAGGTACAGGAATTGGTGGAGGTAATGATGAAAGAGAACAGACCCTAAATCAGCTCCTGACTGAAATGGATGGTTTTGAGGGTAACACTGGTGTTATCGTAGTTGCTGCAACCAACAGAGCAGACATTCTTGACTCCGCTTTGCTAAGACCAGGGCGGTTTGACCGGCAG GTATCTGTTGATGTTCCAGACGTTAAGGGAAGAACAGACATACTCAAGGTCCACTCCGGgaataagaaatttgaaaatggtGTTTCACTTGAAATAATAGCCATGAGAACGCCTGGATTTAGTGGAGCTGATCTTGCAAACCTCTTGAACGAGGCTGCCATATTGGCTGGCCGCCGTGGAAAGACAGCAATATCATCAAAAGAGATTGATGACTCAATTGATAGAATCGTAGCTGGCATGGAAGGAACAGTCATGACAGATGGGAAGAGCAAAAGCTTGGTTGCTTACCATGAAGTTGGCCATGCCGTATGTGG AACTTTGACTCCAGGACATGATGCTGTCCAAAAGGTCACATTGATACCACGAGGCCAAGCAAGAGGTCTGACTTGGTTCATTCCCTCAGATGACCCTACTCTAATCTCCAAGCAGCAACTCTTTGCAAGAATTGTTGGTGGACTCGGTGGTAGAGCCGCAGAAGAAGTCATTTTTGGTGACTCTGAGGTGACTACTGGCGCAGTTGGTGACTTGCAACAGATCACCGGTTTGGCTAAGCAG ATGGTGACAACATTTGGGATGTCTGAAATCGGACCATGGTCGCTAATGGACTCATCGGGTCAAAGCGATGTCATTATGAGAATGATGGCAAGAAACTCAATGTCTGAAAAGCTTGCAAATGATATCGATTCAGCGGTGAAGACATTATCAGACAAAGCATATGAGATAGCTTTGAGCCACATTAGAAACAATCGTGAAGCCATGGACAAGATTGTTGAAGTACTTCTTGAGAAAGAGACAATGTCGGGTGATGAATTCCGAGCAATCCTATCTGAATTCACAGAAATCCCACCTGAAAACCGAGTTGCTtcctcaacatcaacatcaacaccAACACCAGCGTCTGTCTGA
- the LOC104739192 gene encoding ATP-dependent zinc metalloprotease FTSH 8, chloroplastic isoform X1, whose amino-acid sequence MLIILLPESCMFKMAASSACLIGSGLSVYTTKQRSQKLGLDRTSKVTVVKASLDEKKQEGRRGFFKLLLGNTAAGVGLLASGKANADEQGQGVSSSRMSYSRFLEYLDKGRVEKVDLYENGTIAIVEAVSPELGNRIQRVRVQLPGLSQELLQKLRAKNIDFAAHTAQEDQGSPILNLIGNLAFPVILIGGLFLLSRRSSGGMGGPGGPGFPLQIGQSKAKFQMEPNTGITFDDVAGVDEAKQDFMEVVEFLKKPERFTAVGARIPKGVLLIGPPGTGKTLLAKAIAGEAGVPFFSISGSEFVEMFVGVGASRVRDLFKKAKENAPCIVFVDEIDAVGRQRGTGIGGGNDEREQTLNQLLTEMDGFEGNTGVIVVAATNRADILDSALLRPGRFDRQVSVDVPDVKGRTDILKVHSGNKKFENGVSLEIIAMRTPGFSGADLANLLNEAAILAGRRGKTAISSKEIDDSIDRIVAGMEGTVMTDGKSKSLVAYHEVGHAVCGTLTPGHDAVQKVTLIPRGQARGLTWFIPSDDPTLISKQQLFARIVGGLGGRAAEEVIFGDSEVTTGAVGDLQQITGLAKQMVTTFGMSEIGPWSLMDSSGQSDVIMRMMARNSMSEKLANDIDSAVKTLSDKAYEIALSHIRNNREAMDKIVEVLLEKETMSGDEFRAILSEFTEIPPENRVASSTSTSTPTPASV is encoded by the exons TGATTATACTGTTACCAGAAAGTTGCATGTTCAAG ATGGCTGCTTCATCGGCTTGTCTTATCGGGAGTGGATTATCTGTCTACACTACAAAACAGAGGTCCCAAAAGCTTGGCCTTGATAGGACATCTAAAGTTACAGTTGTGAAGGCTTCTTTAgatgagaagaaacaagaaggaAGGAGAGGTTTCTTTAAACTCTTACTAGGCAACACTGCAGCTGGAGTGGGTTTGCTTGCAAGTGGGAAAGCAAATGCAGACGAGCAAGGGCAAGGTGTTTCTTCGTCTAGGATGTCATATTCTAGGTTCCTAGAGTATTTAGACAAGGGAAGGGTTGAGAAAGTAGATTTGTATGAGAATGGGACTATAGCTATTGTAGAGGCTGTTTCTCCTGAGTTAGGTAACAGGATTCAGCGTGTACGCGTGCAGCTACCTGGATTAAGTCAGGAACTTCTGCAGAAGTTGAGGGCAAAGAATATTGATTTCGCAGCACATACTGCTCAGGAGGACCAAGGTTCTCCAATACTCAACTTGATTGGGAATCTTGCATTCCCAGTTATCTTGATTGGcggtttgtttcttctctcgaGACGGTCTTCTGGTGGAATGGGTGGCCCTGGTGGTCCTGGCTTCCCACTTCAAATTGGTCAATCCAAGGCAAAGTTTCAGATGGAGCCAAACACTGGTAtaacttttgatgatgttgctgGAGTCGATGAAGCTAAGCAAGATTTCATGGAAGTGGTGGAGTTTCTGAAGAAGCCTGAGAGGTTCACTGCTGTTGGTGCCCGGATCCCCAAAGGAGTTCTCCTTATTGGTCCTCCTGGTACTGGGAAAACCCTGTTAGCAAAAGCCATCGCTGGTGAAGCTGGTGTACCCTTCTTTTCCATCTCGGGTTCTGAGTTTGTTGAGATGTTTGTTGGTGTTGGTGCATCAAGGGTCCGTGATCTTTTCAAAAAAGCCAAAGAAAATGCTCCGTGCATTGTTTTTGTAGATGAAATAGATGCTGTTGGTAGGCAAAGAGGTACAGGAATTGGTGGAGGTAATGATGAAAGAGAACAGACCCTAAATCAGCTCCTGACTGAAATGGATGGTTTTGAGGGTAACACTGGTGTTATCGTAGTTGCTGCAACCAACAGAGCAGACATTCTTGACTCCGCTTTGCTAAGACCAGGGCGGTTTGACCGGCAG GTATCTGTTGATGTTCCAGACGTTAAGGGAAGAACAGACATACTCAAGGTCCACTCCGGgaataagaaatttgaaaatggtGTTTCACTTGAAATAATAGCCATGAGAACGCCTGGATTTAGTGGAGCTGATCTTGCAAACCTCTTGAACGAGGCTGCCATATTGGCTGGCCGCCGTGGAAAGACAGCAATATCATCAAAAGAGATTGATGACTCAATTGATAGAATCGTAGCTGGCATGGAAGGAACAGTCATGACAGATGGGAAGAGCAAAAGCTTGGTTGCTTACCATGAAGTTGGCCATGCCGTATGTGG AACTTTGACTCCAGGACATGATGCTGTCCAAAAGGTCACATTGATACCACGAGGCCAAGCAAGAGGTCTGACTTGGTTCATTCCCTCAGATGACCCTACTCTAATCTCCAAGCAGCAACTCTTTGCAAGAATTGTTGGTGGACTCGGTGGTAGAGCCGCAGAAGAAGTCATTTTTGGTGACTCTGAGGTGACTACTGGCGCAGTTGGTGACTTGCAACAGATCACCGGTTTGGCTAAGCAG ATGGTGACAACATTTGGGATGTCTGAAATCGGACCATGGTCGCTAATGGACTCATCGGGTCAAAGCGATGTCATTATGAGAATGATGGCAAGAAACTCAATGTCTGAAAAGCTTGCAAATGATATCGATTCAGCGGTGAAGACATTATCAGACAAAGCATATGAGATAGCTTTGAGCCACATTAGAAACAATCGTGAAGCCATGGACAAGATTGTTGAAGTACTTCTTGAGAAAGAGACAATGTCGGGTGATGAATTCCGAGCAATCCTATCTGAATTCACAGAAATCCCACCTGAAAACCGAGTTGCTtcctcaacatcaacatcaacaccAACACCAGCGTCTGTCTGA